Proteins from one Hyperolius riggenbachi isolate aHypRig1 chromosome 2, aHypRig1.pri, whole genome shotgun sequence genomic window:
- the LOC137545841 gene encoding retinol dehydrogenase 7-like, whose translation MFLLLLAVLGVILLYRWYRQSQILENLTDKYVFITGCDSGFGNLLAKQLDRRGMKVLAAFLTQNGAENLKKETSSRLQTVIVDVSDSQSVTSAAEWVSKTVGDKGLWGLVNNAGIAVPAAPNGWLKKEVYLKILNVNLLGLIDVTLTLLPLIRRARGRIVNVASILGRIALLPGGYCVSKFGVEAFSDSLRRELLDFGINVSVIEPGGFNTSIANESALKKFIEETWESLPAETKNSYGEQYFQKFTGGVDTMSSLWSSKISTVTDCMEHALTACYPWTRYSAGWDAKLLYIPLSYLPTFISDFVAVLGAPKPAHRTP comes from the exons ATGTTCcttctgctgctagctgttttgggtgTAATTCTCCTGTACAGATGGTACAGACAGAGCCAGATACTGGAGAATCTGACAGATAAATATGTCTTCATCACTGGATGCGATTCTGGATTTGggaacctgctggccaagcagctggACAGACGTGGAATGAAGGTCCTGGCGGCTTTTCTGACACAGAATGGGGCTGAGAACCTGAAAAAGGAGACATCAAGTAGACTGCAGACAGTGATTGTAGATGTTTCTGATAGCCAAAGTGTGACTTCTGCAGCAGAGTGGGTGTCTAAGACAGTTGGAGACAAAG GACTCTGGGGATTGGTGAATAACGCTGGTATTGCAGTACCCGCTGCTCCAAACGGTTGGCTGAAAAAAGAGGTTTATTTAAAGATTCTAAATGTGAACTTGCTGGGATTGATTGATGTGACTCTGACTCTGCTGCCCCTTATCAGAAGAGCCCGAGGACGGATTGTTAATGTTGCCAGTATCCTTGGCCGGATTGCTTTACTGCCGGGTGGTTACTGCGTCTCTAAGTTTGGTGTGGAAGCATTTTCTGACTCCCTAAG GCGAGAACTGTTGGATTTTGGTATCAACGTTTCTGTAATTGAACCTGGAGGTTTTAATACCAGCATTGCCAATGAGTCTGCATTAAAGAAGTTTATAGAAGAAACTTGGGAGTCTTTACCTGCTGAGACTAAGAACAGCTACGGAGAACAGTACTTTCAGAAAT TTACAGGGGGAGTGGATACTATGAGTTCATTATGGTCCTCCAAGATCTCCACTGTGACAGACTGTATGGAGCATGCACTGACTGCTTGTTACCCCTGGACAAGATACTCTGCTGGATGGGATGCCAAATTACTCTATATCCCTCTTTCCTATCTGCCAACATTCATTAGTGACTTTGTGGCAGTACTGGGAGCACCAAAGCCAGCTCATAGAACACCATAA